In Heteronotia binoei isolate CCM8104 ecotype False Entrance Well chromosome 4, APGP_CSIRO_Hbin_v1, whole genome shotgun sequence, a genomic segment contains:
- the LOC132570068 gene encoding taste receptor type 2 member 140-like — MATFLTIVCFPFLVLETLIGMVANGSIVLINFIDWFRRGTLTSTDLILISLGLSRLLLQAVVIVEKDGYLNTIVCFVFLVIETLIGMVANGSIFLINFTEWFRRGRLSPTDLILNCLSWSRLLQLVLTILNVSSFFTSILSNAPFMLNGMWIFVNTVSLWFAACLSVFYLAKIAIFFHPLFLQVKRRFSGLVPWLLLGSVIFSAVVTIIVLTIWSYEGNMPHACRNIIALIAPFAFIPFTVFLLSSTLLISSLWMHMRRVQCNGAGSRDLNTQAHLSAIKALASFAVLYLISFAVDISQLVLTWNNQIHWAPLLFNVSAVYPSGHAIILILINPKLKQA, encoded by the exons ATGGCTACCTTCTTAACAATCGTCTGCTTTCCATTTCTGGTTCTGGAAACTCTCATTGGAATGGTGGCAAATGGATCTATTGtcctcattaatttcattgactgGTTCAGAAGAGGGACACTGACCTCAACAGACCTCATCCTGATCTCTCTTGGCTTATCCAGACTTCTGCTGCAGGCAGTAGTGATTGTGGAG AAAGATGGCTACCTTAACACAATAGTCTGCTTTGTATTTCTGGTTATAGAAACCCTGATTGGAATGGTGGCCAATGGATCTATTTTTCTCATTAATTTCACTGAGTGGTTCAGAAGGGGGAGATTATCTCCGACAGACCTTATCCTGAACTGTCTTAGCTGGTCCAGACTTCTGCAGCTGGTATTAACAATTCTGAATGTATCTTCTTTCTTTACCAGCATACTGAGCAATGCACCATTCATGCTGAATGGCATGTGGATATTTGTGAACACTGTGAGCCTTTGGTTTGCTGCCTGCCTCAGTGTCTTCTACTTAGCAAAGATCGCCATCTTCTTCCACCCCCTTTTTCTCCAAGTCAAGAGACGATTCTCTGGGCTGGTACCCTggctgcttctgggctccgtgaTCTTCTCTGCTGTCGTGACTATTATTGTTCTCACCATTTGGAGCTATG aaggaaacatGCCACATGCATGTAGGAATATTATTGCTCTAATTGCTCCCTTTGCTTTTATTCCCTTTACAGTGTTTCTGTTATCATCCACCTTATTAATAAGTTCTCTATGGATGCACATGAGAAGAGTTCAATGCAATGGAGCTGGAAGCAGGGATCTCAACACACAAGCGCACTTGAGTGCCATTAAAGCTCTGGCTTCCTTTGCAGTTCTCTACCTCATCAGTTTTGCAGTGGACATTTCACAATTAGTACTGACCTGGAACAACCAGATTCATTGGGCACCACTGCTCTTTAATGTGAGTGCTGTGTACCCCTCTGGACATGCCATCATCCTGATATTAATCAATCCCAAACTGAAACAGGCATAA
- the LOC132570069 gene encoding taste receptor type 2 member 8-like: MVANGFIVLINFMDWFRRRKLSPTDLILISLALSRVLQQALAILDAILFSLLNNKWSNVLFLLTGVWIFTNAVNLWFAACLSVFYLAKIAIFSHPVFLQFKRQLSGLVPWLLLGSVVFSSIVTIIVLTSWKYGLSGCSPFKSLPGNRSNAEMNMLQVCRNVIALITPFNFIPLMVFLSSSVLLISSLWMHVRRVRNNGTGIRDLNTQAHLSAIKALASFAVLYLLSFAVHTSQLVLTWTNQRTLASLLFNVSAVYPSGHAIILILINPKLKQAWVRMMHPFKCCLNKAPSLKSTNSS, encoded by the coding sequence ATGGTGGCAAACGGATTCATTGTCCTGATTAATTTCATGGACTGGTTCAGAAGAAGGAAGCTGTCCCCGACAGACCTCATCTTGATCTCTCTTGCCTTATCCAGAGTCTTGCAGCAGGCACTAGCAATTCTGGATGCAATTCTATTTTCTTTGCTTAACAATAAATGGAGCAACGTACTATTCCTGCTGACTGGCGTGTGGATATTCACGAATGCTGTGAACCTTTGGTTTGCTGCCTGCCTCAGTGTTTTCTATTTAGCAAAGATTGCCATCTTCTCCCACCCCGTCTTTCTCCAATTCAAGCGACAATTGTCTGGGCTGGTGCCGTggctgcttctgggctccgtggTCTTCTCTTCCATCGTGACTATTATTGTTCTCACAAGCTGGAAATATGGCTTGTCTggctgcagtccctttaaatcacttccaggCAATAGGAGCAATGCAGAAATGAATATGCTACAGGTGTGTAGGAATGTCATTGCTCTAATTACTCCATTTAATTTTATTCCCTTGATGGTGTTTCTGTCCTCATCCGTCTTGTTAATAAGTTCTTTGTGGATGCACGTGAGAAGAGTTCGAAACAATGGAACTGGCATCAGGGATCTTAACACACAAGCGCACCTGAGTGCCATCAAAGCTCTGGCTTCGTTTGCAGTTCTCTACCTCCTCAGTTTTGCTGTGCATACTTCACAATTAGTACTGACCTGGACCAACCAGCGCACTTTGGCATCTCTGCTCTTTAATGTGTCTGCTGTGTATCCCTCTGGACATGCCATTATCTTGATATTAATTAATCCCAAATTGAAGCAGGCATGGGTCAGGATGATGcatccctttaaatgctgtttgaatAAAGCACCATCTTTAAAATCTACCAATTCATCTTAG
- the LOC132570067 gene encoding taste receptor type 2 member 8-like has protein sequence MEALIGMVANGSILLINFMDWFRRKKLSPTDLILSCLGLSRLLQLALVILEVAIAIWFKNIFSKAFFIFSSVWLFTNALNLWFTACLSVFYLVKIAIFSHPVFLQVKRRLSGLVPWLLLGSVVFSTVVTIIVLIIWSYGFSTCNPFKSLLSNRSNADGNMPPVCKHITTLIAPFDFIPLMVFLSSSLLLISSLWRHMRRVQCNGTATRDLNTQAYLSAIKALASFAVLYLINVATAASQSVLVLNNQSTWATVLFTVHAVYPSGHAIILILINPKLKQAWVRMIHHFKCCLSKVPS, from the coding sequence ATGGAAGCTCTCATTGGAATGGTAGCAAATGGATCTATTCTCCTTATTAATTTCATGGACTGGTTCAGAAGGAAGAAACTGTCTCCAACAGATCTGATCCTTTCCTGCCTTGGCTTATCCAGACTTTTGCAGCTGGCACTAGTGATTCTGGAGGTAGCTATAGCTATTTGGTTTAAGAATATATTTAGCAAAGCATTCTTCATATTCAGCAGTGTATGGCTGTTTACAAATGCTTTGAACCTTTGGTTTACTGCCTGCCTCAGTGTTTTCTACTTAGTCAAGATTGCGATCTTCTCCCACCCTGTTTTTCTCCAAGTCAAGAGACGACTCTCTGGGCTGGTACCCTGGCTGCTTCTGGGCTCTGTGGTCTTCTCTACTGTCGTGACTATTATTGTTCTCATCATTTGGAGCTATGGCTTTTCTACCTGCAATCCCTTCAAATCACTTTTAAGCAACAGGAGCAATGCAGACGGGAACATGCCACCCGTGTGTAAGCATATCACTACTTTAATTGCTCCCTTTGATTTTATCCCCTTAATGGTGTTTCTGTCATCATCCCTCTTGTTAATAAGTTCTCTGTGGAGGCACATGAGAAGAGTTCAATGCAATGGAACTGCGACCAGGGATCTCAACACACAAGCATACTTGAGTGCCATCAAAGCTCTGGCTTCCTTTGCAGTTCTCTACCTGATCAACGTTGCAACAGCCGCTTCACAATCAGTACTGGTCTTGAACAACCAATCCACTTGGGCGACTGTACTCTTTACTGTCCATGCTGTTTATCCCTCTGGACATGCCATCATCCTGATATTAATTAATCCCAAATTGAAACAGGCATGGGTCAGGATGATACATCacttcaaatgctgtttgagcaaaGTACCATCTTAA